One Mycolicibacterium parafortuitum DNA segment encodes these proteins:
- the sepIVA gene encoding cell division protein SepIVA, with translation MYRVFEALDELGAIVEEARGVPMTAGCVVPRGDVLELIDDIKDAIPGELDDAQDVLDARDTLLREAKDHAESTVSTANAEADSMVNHARSEADRLLADAKAQADRMVAEARQHSERMVGEAREEAARIAATAKREYEASTGRAKSEADRLIESGNLAYEKAVQEGIKEQQRLVSQTEVVATATAEATRMIDSAHAEADRLRGECDIYVDSKLAEFEDFLNGTLRSVGRGRHQLRTSAGTHDYAAR, from the coding sequence GTGTACCGAGTGTTCGAAGCTCTCGATGAGTTGGGTGCGATCGTCGAAGAAGCGCGCGGCGTGCCGATGACGGCCGGATGCGTGGTGCCGCGCGGCGACGTTCTGGAATTGATCGACGACATCAAGGACGCGATCCCGGGCGAGCTCGACGACGCCCAGGACGTGCTGGACGCGCGCGACACGCTGCTGCGCGAGGCCAAGGACCACGCCGAATCGACCGTGTCGACGGCCAACGCCGAGGCCGACTCGATGGTCAACCACGCCAGGTCCGAGGCCGACCGGCTGCTCGCCGATGCGAAGGCCCAGGCCGACCGCATGGTCGCCGAGGCGCGCCAGCACAGCGAGCGGATGGTCGGTGAGGCCCGCGAGGAGGCCGCGCGCATCGCCGCGACGGCGAAGCGGGAGTACGAGGCCAGCACCGGACGCGCCAAGTCCGAGGCCGACCGGTTGATCGAGAGCGGCAACCTCGCCTACGAGAAGGCCGTCCAGGAGGGCATCAAGGAACAGCAGCGCCTGGTGTCGCAGACCGAGGTCGTCGCGACTGCGACGGCCGAGGCCACCCGCATGATCGACTCGGCGCACGCCGAGGCCGACCGGTTGCGCGGTGAATGCGACATCTACGTCGACAGCAAGCTCGCCGAGTTCGAGGACTTCCTCAACGGCACGCTGCGGTCGGTCGGGCGGGGCCGTCACCAGCTGCGGACCTCGGCCGGGACCCACGACTACGCCGCGCGGTAA